The Acipenser ruthenus chromosome 25, fAciRut3.2 maternal haplotype, whole genome shotgun sequence genome has a window encoding:
- the LOC117414169 gene encoding E3 ubiquitin-protein ligase makorin-2-like, whose protein sequence is MNTKQVTCRYFLHGVCREGSRCLFSHDLTTSKPSTICKFYQKGQCAYGDRCRYDHIKPSAGRGIGVLGAQGEYSNRPLPPVIPQSCSIAPPIIGGSHIAATGIGGSNFAIPVIGGNSIGIPILGGSHISAPIIGSNPVETGQHGKKPLVLRDRALCTSDERTPQYRADNYKTPESGCWGYQDEALNIKPHSYLEAIRSGLEDSAAGSSFADPQQLCPYAAAGQCHFGSSCAYLHGEVCEICTLQVLHPFDLEQRKAHEKMCMVAFELDMEKAFAVQFSQNKVCTICMEVVYEKASPSERRFGILSNCNHTYCLPCIRQWRCAKQFENKIIKSCPECRVVSEFVIPSVYWVEDQEEKNRLIEEFKTGVSKKACKYFDQGRGTCPFGGKCFYMHAYPDGTRAEPEKPRKQMSSEGSVRFLNSVRLWDFIQEREHRGERQHEDEVSELGELFMQLSGADQEASVTSTQ, encoded by the exons ATGAACACAAAGCAAGTCACCTGCCG gtatttttTGCATGGTGTATGTCGTGAGGGGAGCAGATGTTTATTTTCTCATGATTTAACTACAAGCAAGCCATCCACCATCTGCAAATTCTACCAGAAAGGACAGTGTGCCTATGGAGACCGTTGCAG GTATGATCATATTAAACCCTCTGCTGGAAGGGGCATAGGTGTCCTTGGGGCACAGGGAGAATACAGTAATCGACCCCTTCCACCAGTTATCCCACAAAGCTGCAGCATTGCACCACCCATCATTGGAGGAAGCCACATTGCAGCCACCGGCATTGGTGGAAGCAACTTTGCCATCCCAGTCATCGGAGGAAACAGCATAGGCATCCCTATCCTAGGAGGAAGCCACATTTCAGCCCCAATCATTGGCAGCAACCCAGTAGAAACTGGGCAACATGGAAAGAAACCACTGGTGCTGAGGGACAGAG CACTGTGCACTTCAGATGAAAGGACACCACAGTACAGAGCAGACAACTATAAGACGCCCGAGTCTGGATGCTGGGGTTACCAGGATGAGGCTTTGAACATCAAACCCCATTCTTATCTGGAAGCCATTCGAAGCGGGCTGGAGGATTCAGCTGCAGGCAGCTCTTTTGCAGACCCCCAGCAGCTGTGTCCCTATGCAGCTGCCGGCCAGTGCCACTTTGGAAGCAGCTGTGCTTATCTGCATGGAGAGGTGTGCGAGATCTGCACGCTGCAGGTGCTCCACCCCTTTGACCTAGAGCAGAGGAAAGCCCACGAGAAG ATGTGTATGGTGGCATTTGAGCTGGATATGGAGAAGGCGTTTGCCGTGCAGTTCAGCCAGAACAAGGTGTGCACCATCTGCATGGAGGTGGTGTATGAGAAAGCATCGCCCTCAGAGAGACGCTTCGGAATCCTTTCGAACTGCAATCACACCTACTGTCTGCCCTGCATCAGGCAATGGCGGTGCGCCAAGCAGTTTGAGAACAAGATCATCAA ATCGTGTCCTGAGTGCCGTGTGGTATCGGAGTTTGTTATCCCCAGCGTCTACTGGGTAGAGGACCAAGAAGAGAAGAACAGACTTATTGAAGAATTCAAAACAGGAGTGAG CAAAAAGGCCTGCAAGTACTTTGACCAGGGAAGAGGGACGTGCCCGTTTGGTGGAAAGTGCTTTTACATGCATGCTTATCCGGATGGGACGAGAGCTGAGCCTGAGAAGCCTCGCAAGCAGATGAGTTCAGAGGGGAGCGTTCGG TTCCTGAACTCGGTGCGGCTGTGGGATTTCATCCAGGAGAGGGAGCACAGGGGCGAGCGGCAGCATGAAGATGAGGTCTCAGAGCTGGGGGAGCTCTTCATGCAGCTCTCGGGGGCCGACCAGGAAGCAAGCGTTACCTCCACACAGTGA
- the LOC117971372 gene encoding MKRN2 opposite strand protein-like produces MDMDKAGVIKFRHCGKDIYCFFVPEYCPVCRESLSSRTRRLEEAPVSIPNPFINGHKVTSSFLVKPTKGTFLREYDGSSDLHVGITCTKGVVYNYNEAGVCRDEHGWEQSVSIPLVQPDMYSLINQWDCYLEQFSSTDMWDPQRYEEHEHNCYTYALTFINCLLATQGKRQLTKSDFTEKFVLPRTRRASRYITLYQEISHKSFYIVDSSQREEDSYV; encoded by the exons ATGGACATGGACAAAGCCGGCGTGATCAAATTCCGTCATTGTGGAAAggacatttactgtttttttgtccCAGAATATTGTCCTGTTTGTCGGGAGAGTTTAAGCTCCAGGACTCGGAGGCTAGAAGAAGCACCTGTCAGCATTCCTAATCCTTTTATCAACGGACACAAGGTAACAAGTTCATTTCTGGTAAAGCCTACCAAAGGAACATTTCTCAG agAGTATGATGGAAGTTCAGATCTTCATGTGGGAATCACATGTACTAAAG GTGTGGTGTATAATTATAATGAGGCTGGAGTCTGCAGAGATGAGCATGGCTGGGAGCAGTCTGTCAGCATCCCCCTGGTACAGCCTGATATGTACAGTCTGATAAACCAGTGGGATTGCTACCTGGAGCAGTTCTCATCGACTGACATGTGGGATCCTCAAAG aTATGAAGAACACGAACACAACTGCTACACCTACGCCCTGACATTTATAAACTGTTTGCTCGCCACGCAGGGAAAGCGGCAGCTAACGAAAAGTGACTTCACAGAGAAGTTTGTTCTTCCGCGAACGAGGAGGGCTTCCAGATACATCACACTCTATCAGGAGATTTCCCACAAGTCTTTCTATATTGTGGACAGCTCCCAGCGAGAAGAAGACAGCTATGTTTGA